TAGTTTCAGGCCAAGCCTCCCCCTACCATTATCCTTGTTCTTCCCCACCGCCCCCAAATCCTGCAGTGGCACCATATTATTAAAAACACTAAGTACCTGGATTTATGCCTCAGAGCAAGACATCATTTGAGTAATTTCAAATGATGTACAGCTTCTTCATGTAAAAAAGATGTTTTGTGGTCACAATTACTTCAAAAAGTAATTATATTCAAATAACCTGATATATCATGCCTTAGCAATTACAAAACCATGATTTTGACACATGGCAATTTTTAAGTTAGGCAAATGTGAAATGCTAAAAGATGTGAACAGCTGTTCTTCTGTTTAAGTTAGAGCACCGCAAAACTCAggtaatgactttatttttttcagttaacatAACCAGCCCACGATACAGCATACTAAATCACAAAGTACAAATCCAAGGAAGTTAATACCTTTACTAAGTTACAAAACTTGGGCAAATCAATACAGTACTCTTTTATAATGAAACCATACTTTTGTTGGAGTCATGTTACTTTAGTGATAATTTTCActccaaaaatatttaagtacCAAATCAAAACACTGGTTTTTAATGGTGGTTTATAGCATAGTAAGGTAttttacacaaaatatattttaaaactacacaATTTCTCCTTTTAAGTGAGCTCCCTTGTGCAAGCTGCTGAAGTGTACAGCAGCAGGGCAATGGGCGTCTATAGGAGGTGGCTCTGCTCTGTTCTGGGGTTGGTCCAAAGTCAGGTGGAGTTCCAATGTATGAAAAGCTTGAAAATTCTACCTTAAGGAGACTGAATATCAATACCAGTTTCCAAGGAGTTCTTGTTGAATTTTCACAGAAATACTGGAACCCTCAAAATCAGATAGTAATTTCAAACAACATTAATTTCAGATGATCCCTTTTATTTAGAGGCCCTGCATCTGTTTTGATGAAGTCACATAGCCTTACATCATCAAAAAAAACCTACCCAAAatatagttgtatttttaaaataacaaataaatatatagtcaGTTTGGAGAGACCTGGAGTACCCGACGTTGTCTACCAACTGTCACGATCACTTCTCTGCAAACGCTGCTGCTGCCATTGGAGTCCTTATGGTTCCTCTTGCTGAGGCTGTCAGTTCTTCAATCTCAGCATTTAATTTATGTATTACCCATTCCATTGCTTCTCGgcccttaaaaaaaatccaatacaTTTATTGTTACTGAGGGAGAGCAAAGGCATATATCGAACTAATGACACACCAGGAAGTAACAAGGAGCGTGACAAGTTTAACTCAATCTCAGGATGACAGATCGTTTTTCTCCTGGCTTTTTCTAATGTTATTTAGCAAACATCAAATGCCTTGAGCAACTGGCTTGATCCATAAACTGACTTTTATTTTGTATGCAAAAGATGTTCTCAAATGAATCTACAATTAAATGACAGAATGTCTTATTTGTTTCATGATTATAGTGGTCCCCTTTTTAGGGGCAAGAAGGTCAAAtcccttttctttacattttaaaccAAAATCCTGTGCAAGGTCCTGCAGGATCTGGTCCTCAACTCACTCCTCACCCCTTCTCTCCTAGTGTTCTATGCAGTTCCTTGAAAAACAGAAAGAGCATTCCCTACTTcctgtctcagggcctttgcacacgcAGCTCCTCCACCTAGAACACTCTTCTTGGAATACCCCTCGCAATCCACCTGTCCCCATTTGGCACTCAGCAGAAACATCAGTTACTGAACACTCAATAAGCACTCTCATACCTTTCTGTACCTTTTCTTTCCTAATTACATGCTGTATGATTAATGTCTCCTGCCTCTTAGTTCCACGGGTGCAGGGACCACATTTGTTTTGCTCCCTGCTGTATACCCTGTCTAGCCTAGCACTCTGCATGGCACAGAGAAGGCATCCATGAGTATCTCCTGATAACCACATTAACCATGTGTTATGCAACAGTGCATGGCATCTTTCTCTAAACTTACTGTTTTAGATCATGCATTCTCAATAAGCAAAAATTGGTTCTTGGGGGGATGGAAAAAATCTCCCTCTTTTATGTATAAAGcccacacatatgtatatgatatataactTAATGGAGGTGGCAATTAGGGAAAAAATGTCTAAAACGAGTTGGGGGGAGACAACAGTGAAAAAAGGTTGAGAAACAGTGCTTTAAATGACACACAGCTACACATCATTGAGCACTTCCTCAGTGCTGGGCCCCAGGCTACACACTTTccatatgttatctcatttactcCACACCAACCCTGTAAAATGGGTAATCTCCACTTCAagaacaggaaactgaggcatagaaaggtTAACTTAATTGCCCAAGGTTACAAGGCTAAAAGTTAGAGCTTGGATGTGAACCCAGAGCCTTTGTAAGTAATTGCCCAACGTGCTGCAGTTTCCTATGGTAGAATGGGCAAGGGTCAGCTTACAAGGACACACATGCAGTcagcaccccattccattcccaggaAATGAACCAGGGAATAATAACCAAGAAGTAGCCTCACTTACTTTACTAGCGTTTGAGGATATCGTACTTGCCATCAGTCCTTCAAGGTAACTGCTGAGGCTAACTCCTTTCACGGTGATTATGGCTTCTTGTGTCAAAACAGTTCTGGAACAAAACATATTCACACAGGTTCAGATGACCcagctttcattttcaaaaaacttGATAAAAAAACCTTAAACACCCTTTACgatacatttgttaaaatattttttactcacTTTTCTGGATCCTGAGGATGTGGTTTGTATATAAGTCTCTCATCTACTGAAACCATGTTTGTAAATGAAAtctacagaatgaagaaaaaaaaaaagatcaaatcaTTTTGGAACTGAAGATTCAAAATGTTGCTAAAATCAACACACAAGCCAAAATcttactaaacatacaaaacaacaaataaaccgCTGCTATTATTGCATAAACTATTCACTgcctactttttatttaaaaagcaaagttgaggaaataaagtataataatgataatacacataatcccaaactcattttattgAGTGCTATCCCCTTAGAGATAGGCAATATCATGAGAGCAGGAAGGGTAAGGAAGCAACATCCAGGGCCAGGTTAGGCCAGCACATAAGCAGGGATTCTCTGAACCACATCATGAACACGCACTCACTTCTATGGCAACTAGGAGAGGGACAAAGAGCTCAGCCAGACAGtttgaaatgaaacaaaaggGAGCCAAGACTTACATTAGTAGATTTAAGTTCCATTGTTTTCTCTACAGGATCAACTACAGAATGTTCTTGCACATATGTTTTCGTTCTTGCTGCACCAATAAGCTAAGTAAAACATTCAGAATTAGGAATCAGAGGAGGAAGAATTTCTTACCAAgtgtatcaatattttatttgaaggaaaaaatgtgttACAATATTTTGAACCAAAAATCTGTTTCCTAAAAACCAGAGGAAACAAGCAAAGGTCAGAAAGGAGGCCTACTCACATATCATGGATGAGAGGAGACTGCCAGACACAAAAACTTTTCCCAGAGGCAATTAGAAACCAGCCCACTGAGAATGTCTGCAACGTGAGGCACCACGCTGAATCTGCCGCGATGCGACAGTGGAGCGCTGAAGCTGAGATATGGAAATCAGGTTTGGGGCAACATGGCAGCTAGAAAAAGGAGAACTCAAAGGCATCTGTCAGTATCTTCCTAGAACAGCCCAAGGGAGGGGGCACCTCAGCTTCATTCTCCAGACAGAAAAACAGCGTTCTTACGATGGAGGATCGCACGTCAGTATCCACTGTCACTCCCTGTGCTATGACCCCAAGCCCACCCCCTGACCCTGCTCATTTCTGTGTCTGCACTATGGTTTGCATAAGGAGGCAGTAAGTACATTCCTATTGAAAATGTGTACTTTAGTTTTCTTAGTGAACCTACTCTCCATAAAGAGACCCTCTAAAGAAACCTGGATCCACTTATTACACCAGTTTTCTCACATTATGGTAAACTGGCATTCTAGTTTCTTCCTGGTAAAATCTGCTCACTAAAGCCTGTTCATTCTTAAGGGAATAGAATTGTTTCTAAATGTACAGGAAGGAGTTCCAGACCTTGGAACAAATGTGGCAAGAACAAGTCCGAGAACATACTCCTTACTTAATGTACACAACCCACCACTGACCACAGAACTGTCACCTAACAATTATGACCAGACCATTACTGCCAAACCTTAGTATTGGTCTCAAGTTGCTGGCAAAAGCAGAAAAAGCAGAATATAACTCCTTTCGGATCACACAGCATTAGCTGGCTTCCTTAAGAAAATTTTATCGAGTGCCTTCATGAAGAGTGTAATAATATTTCCAATTCATTATACACTCATAATTCAAGTTTATTATAATACAACTTGAACGGATGCAAAAAATGACATTCAGAATCGGCTCCCACAACCTATTTGAAAGTATAATGCAGGTTAGAAAACTTCTCTACAGCAGTCACATTTCTCCGGGAATAAAGACACACTTACAGACTTCACAATGGAAGGCAGTCCCCACTCTGTGCTGAGAAGTCTGTGGCTGTGCAACTTTCCAGAGGGATCTATATGTCTGTCCAACACATCAACTCCAACCACACTTGGGTTCATAGGGTTTGGGTATTTCTGCATTGCAGCTGTTGTAACAGTTTCCCACGGGTGGCTGCCGatgtgaacaacaacaacaaaaaaaattcaaacatttaaaaatatacatatgagttaaacaatttttataatcTATCAAATCATTCATTACAATGTAAGTTTAATGAGTTTACCTAGGAAAAATTACCTTCTGAAACACTGATGATTATGGGAAACTGATCTACATTTTTAACAGGCTTCAGTATTTTTCCACAATACAGGCTATGTAAAAAAACTCATATCTATAAAGATCAAAGCAGTCTACACCATCTTTCCTACTTATCATTGTCCACTTTCACATGTAAATTGTTTCTAGGAAGAAACAGTGATtcatgaaaatgtatttaaaaattatgttctaCTGAAACAAATAGCCAAAAGTATCATTatgccatttattattttttctgaccCCAATTCTATCAGTTTATACGGAAGTAACAAAAGTAAAAGAGTTTATGGGCACTATAAATCCTTACAGGGACCACAAAAAGATCCAAAGCATTGATTTAATTATTGAACTTTCCCttcattttaatgtaataaataaCAGTGGCTCCTCCAGTCAATCTTTATCTATTGTTTTTCTCAAAGGAGTGATTCTGATTTCTGTTTTGAAAAGGTCACTCAATATAACAAAATGTCCTTAAGATGCACTCCTAATATACTATTTTCTAATATTCTCTTTTAATATAATAAGCACTTGCTTATCACCTAGTATTGAAGTGGTAATAATATCACATCACTTGAGAACTTGcagtatctttattttcttcaaaaaggAACATGTGCTTGGGTGATTCAAAATGTGATGCAACCTTAGTTCACTTCACAACTTCTGTGAATAAGACACTTGTacaaaaaatatcattttcaaaaGGACCCCTTATTAAGTACGATCAGTATTAAAAGTGACTTAGTCCACCTGCAGTCTGATTCTAATGCCTTCTACACTACTTATCTGTGCTCTCATCTTCATTTAAAGGAAAAAGACAGGATCTGGGGATGATGTTTCAAGCTACCATGACTGATAAGCCACACagcattactttttatttttctaaaagtaaaacaaGTAGACATTATTCCAACCTTTTAGAGAACTCAGATTGACAACTACATCTTGTTGACAAAAGGAAAATCTCAACTCCATTAATTTCCCAGAACCCTGGACAACCAGTgacatcatttttaatgttttcattataatattCTTTTCTCTACAATATTGTACCAATGAACCTCATTCTGTCTTTAGTCTCCAGCCTTATCCAGCAATCAATGCAGGTATATAAGCAGAGTTGCTTCATCAATCTGAAGTGTCCCCACAAATAGAAGCATACAGGCCAAGCACTGATTCTTACCAAGACAACTCTCTAAAATGAGAATCAGATGAACCCTCCCCAGGTCTCCATGCAGTCATATACCATGGTTAGCTGGCTTCCATGCCCTTACCTCTTCCCCTAACCctctctaaaaaattaataatcgCATTACTTCAGGGTGGTTATGCATTATTTGTAATTTAGTCCATCTCTCCTTTCTGAACCAACTTGAAACCATTGATGTTGACTTAGCTTGGCTCAAGATTGCTTAATGAACCATAACCAGCTCAAACATTACAAACAATACTTATTATGATTAATCTTCCAGCAATTAATCTGAGCTGTATTAATATAATTACGTGGAAAAGATCTCACAATGGAAGACATTCAAAGACCACGCCAAAGTAGAGTCAGGAGGACCTGGCTATGGCTCACTGACCTATCCAACTTCTTCACCTTCGAAACGAGGTGAGGACATTATTGACTTCACCGGCGCAGCATCGAGGTCTTGATTTACTTATGAAAATGTAATCAATCCAAAGAACAGTGGCTGACACATACTGGGCATCTCTATAAGTTGAAGGAATCAATGAATGACTTCACCTGGATGCCAACTATAGGCCTCAGAAGAAAAGTGTTGGAAAATCAAAGACAGATAAGATGTAGAATGATGATTTAGACATTGTTACAGAGTGACATCCTAAAGATCAGAAACAACGCTCAGATTTGTGAGGGGAGATGATGACTTCAATTTCAGACAGACTGAGTTTGAAGGGTCTGTGGGACAGGAGGGTAGCAATGCCTAACAGGCACCTGAAAATGAAAAGCGAAGCTCAAGAGAGGCTGGAGCTCAAGGTACAGATCTGGGTGCCATAAATGTATACCTATCATTTGGGACTTTGACCAAACAGCTCAGATTATGTGGGGAGAAAGCATGGATCAGGGCTGCTTCTCCCAGGACAAAAAAAAGTCtgtgacaaaaagagaaaaaaaaaaagaaattaagatcaCAGGTAAAATCCAATATAGGAAGGCCAACACAGAATCTCACTGAACATTTACACTGAATGGGAAAAGACAGGGAAGCGCTGAAGACAAAGGCAGAAAGAGTGTAGAGGGAAGCAGGGGATGAGCCAGGAAGAAGAGTTAGGGAAGATGTGGGAAAAGACAGTTCTAGGAAGACTGAGTGCCAAGAACCTCTGAAGCACGCAAACCCCGAAGAGGACTGAAGCATGCAAACCTGGAAGAGGACTGAAATTAAACATCCTCGGAGCTGAAATGGACTAGTGATGAATGTGACCAGGTTAATGAACATCTAAATGACTACAAATTTCGGGTCTTTTTCCTCCCAAAAAGACTAAAcagtagggggaaaaaaaagcttcCTTCTGATTCCAGTATTCTATACTTTGCAGGATACAGCAGGCCCTAGGATGTGTCCCACTAAGTACAAATGCTGACAACGTTTTAAAAGTTGCCttcagaggccgggcacagtggcccacacctgtaatcctggcactttgggaggccgaggcgggcgaatcacttgaggtcaggagtttgagaccaacctgaccaacatggtgaaactccgtctctactaaaaatacaaaaattagccaggcgcggtggtgggcacctgtaatcccagctacttgggaggccaaggcaggagaatcgtttgaacacgggagaaggaggttgcagtgagccaagatcacgccactgcactccagcctgggcaacagagcgagactctgcctcaaaaaagaaattaaaaaaaaaacagttgccttcagagacatttttaaaaacataaatggcTTTGTAGCATATTTATTTACAAGGCTATACTAATTAAAACACTGTGGCAACGACATTAAGATCAGCGGAACGGAGCAGGTAACTCGAGAAAAAAAGGATTTCGCTGCTTAAATTTGTGGCTCTTTTGTAAATGGAATCAGGGACCTGGAAGAGATGGTTCAAGGCCTATTTTCGTTAGTAAACATTTCACGTTAtccaaaaagatgtttctgaacGTGGCGTCAAAGAGCTAACATGGGTAGGCCCTGACGACCGTCCTTTTCCATCTCTCAGCTGAAAATGGGTAACCCAGGGTCACACGCTTGTTGCAGCCAGAGCTAGACCTTGAATTCCAAATCCAAGGCTCTGCTGTGTAGATGAACGAGTTGTGAAAAGGCTTCACATCCTGGTGGCCAGAGTTCACCCGAAATTCACATTCGGAGGTAGAAACTCCACCCAAACGGCGGCCAGGGAAAGTACACTCTGGAGAAAACCAACAGCTCCCTCTTGGGATCCTCGGGTCCACGTCCCAAAGGGGTTTCACAGGGCGGGATGTGGCAACCCTGAGTGCTGTCAAGGGCTTCGTGCTCCGCGACGCCCCCAGGACCTCAGGAAGCCGCCGGCCCGAGGCTACCTCATGGTGGGGTACAGCCCGGAAGTGGCCCCGTAGCCCTGCCGGTCACAAGGCCGCCTGGGTCTGGAGGTCGGAGCCGTCCCCTCGGCTAGGGCGCCTCAGGGTCGTGACCTTGGCCTGCCCTCCGTGTCGCCGGGGCCCGCAGGCTTCAGAGTTCGCTCCCCTCGCTAGGCCCGACGCCTAGAAGCCTCCTGCGGGCCGCCTCTGCCTCGCCTCGACTCCAGGGCCGGCGTGCCTGCCCTCCACGGAGCCGACCCCGCGCCCCAAAACTTACTCAAAGACGTGCTCCGAAGTCCAGATCTTCATGGTGCCGGCACCCTGAGCGATGTCCGGGTAAGCGCCAGGGGACAACGAGGCACAGAagctgcacctgcccctgccccgcccccagcACCCCAGCCGGCGGCGCAGTGCGCAGGCGCCGTCGGGCCCGACGCGAGGGACGCCCAGACGCGCGGCCCCACGCCCTATCCCGGCCCGGGTTTTGCCCCAGCCTTGCGCGCGGCGCAAGGAAACCCCGCCTCTTAGCGCCGGGCGCATCGCGCCGGCGCAGTGCCGCAGACGGCAGCTGGAGGGGCCGGCGCGGGCGCTGTGCTGCGCAGGCGCGGCGGGCGGGTTGGGAGCCTTGACCTCCGGGCAGAGTTGGGTCAGGTCCAGGAGGTGCCTGCGCGCCCGCTTGGCCCTCCTCGTCCTTCTGGCCCGGCGCATCCTCGCCTGACATTTCGAGGCGTGTAGACGCATGCGGTCAGCCTCCTGACATGGATGTTCCTTGTGGTGGTCACTTATGCAAAATTTCCTGGTGCCCTACAGAGAGTTCCAGCCACCTCCTGGGTCAGCCCGGGCTGTTGTCCCAAATCCACCAGACACCCAGCCGAACAGCTGT
This window of the Pongo abelii isolate AG06213 chromosome 21, NHGRI_mPonAbe1-v2.0_pri, whole genome shotgun sequence genome carries:
- the PRELID3B gene encoding PRELI domain containing protein 3B — protein: MRPALRGGVSLRRAQGWGKTRAGIGRGAARLGVPRVGPDGACALRRRLGCWGRGRGRCSFCASLSPGAYPDIAQGAGTMKIWTSEHVFDHPWETVTTAAMQKYPNPMNPSVVGVDVLDRHIDPSGKLHSHRLLSTEWGLPSIVKSLIGAARTKTYVQEHSVVDPVEKTMELKSTNISFTNMVSVDERLIYKPHPQDPEKTVLTQEAIITVKGVSLSSYLEGLMASTISSNASKGREAMEWVIHKLNAEIEELTASARGTIRTPMAAAAFAEK